From Plasmodium yoelii strain 17X genome assembly, chromosome: 11, a single genomic window includes:
- a CDS encoding amino acid transporter, putative, which translates to METSNKEIISSKLKDDKMIKNKKKYLHKFSQYNNNYSKIFRNKHTLGFRSVGRTKSSIIKKNKNKSLGIITKENIINLIRHNKSDVRKIRSILFLKAYEHSELFHKKKQDRVEKLKLNKYNKCVEIKDAKEKERLKLLKLLKSYNIKYEGYTNLYDLCDYSIYFSEQNYKNGEEIKDKQLCKINEKNQKKKYDCDNFLYYLVSIGISYNDIIEMASVFENMKYLKYCNLYMLPWIYKKVNEFHNYDVNTFVLYCVVYSITTLSSSLYLFIKYKTIAIIFPLFITYIFFSAPFLLQEINGGRFVLDGCISFFNSINTCHLPIAISLIISYILSIIKCIDSICLHLHYFSYYFLDKNPWVYKNLNNKICSKFNGNKNICNISRNICSYNIADGKCEINTMKLSMKMYDTLLRKYTEPKTKNFGEDIVLYSFLFLFIYNSFSKYKSSNKLIKLFTFLIIFIFTIDIISLRDFSLIELLSADLNISKIFNILSNHEVWISCMIHCIVNMSFHSGIYFYTSKGLRLGINIIYCTYLIVMCCFLFDILIFITFSVIIGNNLKNIENNYYFLLKLIKRNFYYILVPVAHNYYNKFTLFLSIIFAFIYLTFMLISASKRIDVLFLSLNDIFHFRGNTQNKIITLGWIFIFCLYYIYKSININYLDICITQLSHIIILLILFYINFNFFWIRGIKKTAQKIGLFPLSLNMILIFLNEFIFMYCEIRLKLQNRVLLYFIRQFINIFIIPLFSIFTYSVFQWISCRSPHSLLKEITKIYLLIIGNIDKSKHIQLEFNKNSKYIDWFNIYLIIFFRYFAMDLIFMCFLHLWNEFLIKNEAFFNLENIIWGIDPYLFFFLLYVIYVYICYLHVPLLILIKKKNIFKINNFNILDYHIPFDKIKRNQKNSFYGEFSIRG; encoded by the exons ATGGAaacatcaaataaagaaataatatcttcaaaattaaaagatgataaaatgataaaaaataaaaaaaagtaccTACATAAATTTTCgcagtataataataactattCTAAAATATTTCGAAACAAACATACATTAGGATTTCGAAGTGTAGGAAGAACAAAAAGttcaataataaaaaaaaataaaaataaaagtttaGGAATAATtacaaaagaaaatataataaatttaattagaCATAATAAAAGTGATGTACGAAAAATTCGATCTATACTATTTTTAAAAGCTTATGAACATTCAGAATtatttcacaaaaaaaaacaagatagagtagaaaaattaaaactaaataaatataacaaatgtgttgaaataaaagatgcaaaagaaaaagaaagattaaaattgttaaaattattaaaaagttataatataaaatatgagggttatacaaatttatatgatttatGTGATTAttcaatttatttttctgaacaaaattataaaaatggagaagaaataaaagacAAACAATTgtgtaaaataaatgaaaaaaatcaaaaaaaaaaatatgattgtgataattttttgtattatctTGTATCTATTGGTATATcatataatgatataattgAAATGGCAAGTGTCtttgaaaatatgaaatatttaaaatattgtaatttatatatgttaccatggatatataaaaaagtaaatGAATTTCATAATTATGATGTAAAtacatttgtattatattgtgTAGTATATTCTATAACAACATTAAGTTcatctttatatttatttataaaatataaaacaatagctattatatttccattatttattacttatatttttttttcggcTCCATTTTTATTGCAAGAGATTAATGGAGGAAGATTTGTTTTAGATGGTTGTATCTCTTTTTTCAATTCTATAAACACTTGCCATTTACCAATAGCCATTTCATTAAttatatcttatatattgtctataataaaatgtatagaTTCTATATGTTTACATTtgcattatttttcttattatttcCTTGATAAAAATCCATGGGTATACAAAAAtctgaataataaaatatgttcaaAATTTAacggaaataaaaatatttgcaATATCTCTAGAAATATATGTTCTTATAATATCGCTGATGGGAAATGTGAAATAAACACAATGAAGTTG AGCATGAAAATGTATGACACCTTACTAAGAAAATACACAGAACCAAAGACAAAAAATTTTGGAGaagatattgtattatattcattcctttttttattcatatacaACAGcttttcaaaatataaatcatccaacaaattaataaaattatttacatttttaatcatttttatttttacaattgatattatatctttacGCGATTTCTCCCTTATTGAGCTACTGTCAGCAGATTTAAATATCTCAAAAATATTCAATATTTTGTCAAATCATGAAGTTTGGATTTCATGTATGATACATTGTATTGTTAATATGTCTTTTCATTCTGGGATTTACTTTTACACATCCAAGGGACTCAG ACTCGGAATCAATATAATATACTGCACATACCTGATTGTAATGTGTTGTTTCCTATTTgacatattaatatttataacattttcaGTAATAATCGggaataatttaaaaaatattgaaaataattattattttttacttaaGCTGATAAAAaggaatttttattatatcctTGTACCAGTGGcccataattattataataaatttactttatttttgAGTATAATATttgcatttatttatttaaccTTTATGCTTATATCAGCATCAAAAAGGATAgatgtattatttttgtctttaaatgatatatttcattttagaGGAAATAcacaaaacaaaattattacattAGGAtggatatttatattttgtttatattatatttataaatccataaacataaattatttagatatatgtataacacAATTATctcatataattattttattaattttattttatattaattttaattttttttggataCGAGGGATAAAAAAAACGGCCCAGAAAATTGGATTGTTTCCATTATCTTTAAATATGATCTTAATCTTTTTgaatgaatttatatttatgtattgtGAAATCCGTctaaaattacaaaatagagttttattatattttattagacaatttattaatatatttattattcccCTCTTTTCGATATTTACATATTCCGTCTTTCAATGGATATCGTGTCGTAGCCCACACTCTCTCCTCAAAGAAATT acaaaaatatatctattaATAATTGGAAATATTGACAAATCAAAGCATATCCAACTCGAATTCAACAAAAATTCCAAATATATAGACTGgtttaacatttatttaataattttttttcgataTTTTGCTATGgatttaatatttatgtgctttttacatttatggaatgaatttttaataaaaaacgaagctttttttaatttagaGAATATAATTTGGGGAATTGatccatatttatttttttttttactatatgttatatatgtttatatttgttatttaCATGTaccattattaatattaataaaaaaaaaaaatatatttaaaattaataatttcaaCATTTTAGATTATCATATCCCTTTTGATAAAATCAAACGAAAccaaaaaaattcattttatgGTGAATTTTCAATAAGGGGTTAG